In Scheffersomyces stipitis CBS 6054 chromosome 8, complete sequence, one DNA window encodes the following:
- the DAL12 gene encoding allantoate permease (putative allantoate permease~go_function DNA binding) encodes MTNENYNLVDYSHGSTYSSTSDSDDNDHEIHQVNNPLIKKKSQLFSSVRLVGSDSDSLNQEYDSEEDEIDNSPNPFLDPKVAHYYHTLYEGSEYECRSLYDPDFSWTKREDALVVKKVDGVIALFACILFTGLQIDRGNLSQALSDNFLEDLNLTTNDYNMGNTLFLVCFMMGEIPSSILSKWIGVDRFIPFQMISWSIVAAMQCFLTGKYTYFLARALTAFLESGLIAELVLFLSTYYKAKELPIRLSWLWVTLSFVQIGGAILSLGILRLRGFLGWEGWRWLFLIEGSMTLVIGIGAYHMLIPSPMSLVERGWFSERQVKIIVNRTLRDDPSKGDTNNRSGITIKQVVNVLLDYDLWPIYLVGLIAFIPLSTLSSYIPIIYRGVGLTTFETNLLLIPHYILHITFLIFMTRFSERINQRALVAILTPIYLVPIIAIFKYKQDSLSTVGIWLLSTLIAGGPYIHAICVSWVSRNSGGIKTRTVSAAVYNLIVQAGGIIAANIYRSDDAPHYHRGNTNLLWIAFALFPLLLAIKGYYLLRNKRKQDIWDAMTLDEQNRYIHHTTDSGNKRLDFRFDS; translated from the coding sequence ATGACAAACGAAAACTACAACCTAGTGGACTATTCCCATGGCTCTACTTACAGTAGCACAAGCGACTCGGATGACAATGACCACGAGATCCACCAAGTGAACAACCCTttgataaagaagaaaagccAACTATTTTCTTCCGTGAGACTTGTAGGCAGTGACTCTGATTCTCTTAATCAAGAGTatgattcagaagaagatgaaatcgaCAACTCGCCTAACCCTTTCTTGGATCCTAAAGTAGCTCACTATTACCATACGCTTTATGAAGGCTCCGAGTACGAGTGTAGACTGTTATATGATCCAGACTTCTCGTGGACAAAGCGGGAAGATGCTCTTGTTGTCAAAAAAGTAGATGGTGTCATAGCGTTGTTTGCATGTATCTTGTTCACAGGTTTGCAAATAGACAGAGGAAATCTTCTGCAAGCACTTTCCGATaactttcttgaagacttgaaccTCACCACAAACGACTACAATATGGGGAACACGCTATTTTTGGTGTGTTTTATGATGGGAGAAATTCCATCCTCGATACTTTCCAAATGGATAGGAGTAGACAGATTTATCCCTTTCCAAATGATCTCCTGGTCGATAGTAGCAGCCATGCAATGTTTTCTTACTGGTAAGTACACCTATTTTTTGGCAAGAGCTTTGACCGCTTTCTTAGAAAGTGGGTTGATTGCTGAATTAGTTCTTTTCCTTTCAACTTACTATAAGGCAAAGGAGTTGCCCATTAGATTATCGTGGTTATGGGTGACATTATCCtttgttcaaattggaGGGGCTATTTTATCTCTCGGGATTCTCAGATTGAGAGGTTTCTTGGGATGGGAAGGCTGGAGATGGCTCTTTTTGATAGAAGGTCTGATGACATTGGTTATTGGAATTGGCGCTTACCACATGTTGATTCCTTCGCCCATGTCTCTAGTTGAAAGAGGATGGTTCTCGGAGAGACAAGTGAAGATTATTGTCAATAGAACTTTGAGAGACGACCCTTCCAAAGGTGACACCAATAATAGAAGTGGGATCACGATAAAGCAGGTGGTCAACGTTCTCCTAGACTACGATTTGTGGCCCATTTACCTTGTTGGGCTAATTGCATTTATTCCATTGAGTACTCTTTCCAGCTATATTCCCATCATATACAGAGGGGTAGGGTTGACTACTTTCGAAACTAATCTATTGCTTATTCCCCATTACATTTTGCATATtactttcttgatattcATGACTAGGTTTTCAGAGAGAATCAACCAACGGGCTTTGGTTGCTATCCTCACGCCCATTTATTTGGTTCCTATCATAGCTATCTTCAAGTATAAACAAGATAGTTTGTCTACGGTAGGAATATGGTTGCTTTCCACATTGATAGCTGGTGGTCCATATATTCATGCTATCTGTGTGAGCTGGGTTTCGCGGAATTCAGGAGGTATAAAGACCAGAACTGTCAGTGCTGCAGTATACAACTTAATTGTACAAGCTGGTGGTATTATTGCTGCCAACATCTACAGAAGTGACGACGCTCCCCACTACCACCGTGGTAATACCAACTTGCTCTGGATAGCTTTTGCTTTGTTCCCTTTACTTCTTGCTATAAAGGGCTATTACTTGTTGAGAAACAAACGGAAGCAAGACATCTGGGATGCAATGACACTTGATGAACAGAACAGATACATACATCACACCACTGATTCTGGTAATAAGAGATTAGATTTTAGATTTGATAGCTAG
- a CDS encoding predicted protein: MEVPAESNRQPSDTSTPTSTAINRYIRETELGEHIINGSTSTAQTSAYEPDKSEQQLGLPDVESISLRSGTGSTDENLIENVKVSHVAGVIDHIEKLGNQVKGEQNDDDKIDKNDKTHEFQRESEYSSTNSQKRLNPIQEEEHMSKSKSIENSQENNSSILDDASPNRIIKPSRYQEKLSYLPNSMFHVDKDSSMAFASEIQDSPFSSIPNTFKYKSHPNAKTKATLGGTRLKTVDRPSGSEETNMEDNSEPIKTSTIRENHVDTPDWMPEELDDKWDEPKSDFLSSVRITKRDKTSSDPVADLDLEFPSGNTILHNSKFSSLDTPAWKRAVREQDQKAKSQPNFQNIFLSLESQHDKSDNVNANNHSVSSTFSTPMATISHQNLKQSDKDDRNNKNKIAEDVNQQGSPLKLFGTNYNTFTKEKLSGVLQKFHQSTPPEEDPKNKGSDEIDVQHKEDDSLNLQNEHSEIPRLKIKNFTRSKNYTEEHFIQNANNVYNNIQKRGFKPAHDEGFRSMSNAHTTATSTPKSHKLIPTSDPIFQDDNSSFTSDFDEESSDYKYQQFNSDAVNNDYTSYDHSTNNGASAYPHAKTSSIPDVSEHSDDSSYTFDDVSSTSPELQKPRFRPNSKKQAFTNDQNNLRSQQAVQTRDVIENSEAHVNSDLMHLVEILKNENDRLKQQLQSGVNLLNETEVSLDNADFTSEGVSQLQDLIRWKRASQLHLPTDTLPSSHSIEKNSDPNTIIRGRIKPGVDLPVAYDNMVLDVKNQKWVASENKENYPGSLDSIEDLVTNSTEFPDVRRPLSKPNSNNIMTKNSRPNSSKLEVSFQLPHSDQEKDRTRSPINAEVTSVSQLDEITFSQTRKKLVSIINDILSLEDTINIPWDEINEISLSNRNLDSIKDLDTFLPSLISVDLSQNELKYLEGLPKSILNIDLSENRIENITPFHRFRDLQYLDISSNNLVTLSNFSKNIHLTNLNASKNQLNSLSGLQTLVNLAKFNASQNELSGLLDFDNYFLPNLQELNLSENSLQSISGLETLSNLRVLNVNENKLFDISCRGKHPHLKKLLLKFNQLEKLDVSAFPFLRVLRVDGNDLRNISGLSKLKHLDELSCKAQRSVAVIEEVFRHARDVQSLDLSGNMGLTLSGYNFPFLNLNKLELTALDWTRVPDNFAAIFPNVRDLNLNFNRLTNIDGLAKLTNLRKVYLVSNKIQRTETVVTGLLGSRSSLRLLDLRLNSCNIDLYPYVFSPDELEYAKVQNYEDCSPIHLDNLEDIESFAIHYKSLSKGVDEWTERDSQFINKLSIQSTSKVRLRLNYETLLINYFRRLSRLDGGHVSDEKR; the protein is encoded by the coding sequence ATGGAAGTACCAGCCGAATCCAACCGCCAGCCGCTGGATACTTCTACTCCCACGTCTACGGCCATCAACAGATATATAAGAGAAACGGAATTGGGAGAACATATCATCAACGGAAGCACTTCAACGGCGCAGACTTCAGCATATGAACCAGACAAGTCTGAACAGCAGTTGGGCTTGCCGGACGTGGAATCAATTCTGCTCAGATCAGGAACTGGAAGCACCGATGAAAATCTCATTGAAAATGTGAAAGTATCGCATGTTGCAGGTGTTATAGATCACATCGAAAAATTGGGAAACCAGGTCAAAGGAGAACAAAATGACGACGACAAAATAGACAAGAATGACAAAACGCATGAGTTTCAAAGAGAATCCGAATATCTGCTGACGAACTCCCAAAAACGTTTGAATCcgattcaagaagaagagcatATGAGCAAACTGAAAAGCATTGAAAATCTGCAAGAAAACAACTCATCCATACTTGATGATGCTTCACCCAATAGAATTATCAAACCCAGCAGATATCAGGAAAAACTTCTGTATCTTCCCAACAGCATGTTCCACGTTGATAAGGACAGCTCCATGGCATTTGCGCTGGAAATCCAAGATTCTCCGTTCAGTTCCATCCCAAACACATTCAAGTACAAGTCACATCCCAATGCAAAGACTAAAGCAACTCTAGGTGGAACACGATTGAAAACTGTTGATAGACcttctggttctgaagaaactaACATGGAAGACAACAGTGAGCCAATAAAGACTTCGACAATTAGAGAAAACCACGTAGATACTCCGGATTGGATGCCagaagaattggacgaCAAATGGGATGAGCCCAAGAGTgacttcttgtcttcagTCAGAATCACAAAGAGGGACAAAACATCGAGTGATCCCGTCGCAGATTTGGATCTTGAGTTTCCTTCGGGGAACACCATTTTGCACAATTCCAAGTTCAGCTCACTAGATACGCCAGCTTGGAAACGAGCAGTAAGAGAGCAAGATCAAAAGGCAAAACTGCAGCCCAACTTCCAGAacatctttctttctctagAATCACAACATGATAAGTCGGATAATGTCAATGCCAATAACCACTCTGTTTCGTCCACTTTTTCCACGCCAATGGCCACTATTTCACACCAGAATCTTAAGCAATCGGACAAGGATGATAGAAATAACAAAAACAAGATCGCCGAGGATGTCAACCAACAAGGCTCTCCTCTTAAATTGTTTGGCACTAATTACAATACCTTtacaaaagaaaagttaAGCGGCGTATTGCAGAAATTTCACCAGCTGACGccaccagaagaagatcctAAAAATAAGGGAAGTGATGAAATCGATGTTCAGCATAAGGAAGATGACAGTTTGAATCTCCAGAATGAACATTCGGAGATTCCCCGcttgaaaatcaagaatttcaccAGAAGCAAGAATTATACAGAAGAGCATTTCATCCAGAATGCAAACAACGTATACAATAATATTCAAAAACGAGGATTCAAGCCTGCTCATGATGAAGGATTCCGATCTATGTCTAATGCTCATACTACAGCTACTTCTACTCCGAAGAGCCACAAGTTAATTCCTACCAGTGATCCTATATTTCAAGATGATAACTCTTCTTTTACGAGTGACTTTGACGAAGAGAGTTCTGATTACAAGTACCAACAGTTCAATTCAGATGCAGTGAATAATGACTATACGTCTTATGATCACAGTACAAATAATGGTGCGTCTGCTTATCCGCATGCTAAAACTTCTAGTATTCCAGATGTCTCTGAGCACAGCGATGATAGTTCCTACACGTTTGATGATGTCTCTCTGACAAGTCCTGAACTTCAGAAACCTCGATTCAGACCCAACTCAAAGAAACAAGCATTTACCAATGACCAGAATAACCTTCGCAGTCAACAAGCTGTTCAAACAAGGGATGTAATAGAAAACTCAGAGGCACACGTCAATTCAGATCTCATGCATTTGGTAGAAATTCTCAAGAATGAAAACGACAGATTGAAACAACAATTACAAAGTGGTGTCAATTTGCTCAATGAAACCGAAGTTTCTTTAGATAATGCTGACTTCACAAGCGAGGGTGTATCACAATTGCAAGACTTGATAAGATGGAAACGAGCTTCACAACTCCATTTACCAACAGATACATTACCTTCCTCCCATAGTATCGAGAAGAATTCTGATCCCAACACAATTATAAGAGGAAGAATTAAACCCGGAGTCGACTTACCAGTTGCCTACGATAACATGGTCCTCGATGTtaagaatcaaaaatggGTTGCTAGCGAAAATAAGGAAAACTATCCAGGAAGTCTTgattcaattgaagatcttgtgACAAACTCCACAGAATTTCCAGATGTCAGAAGACCACTCAGCAaaccaaattcaaataatATTATGACGAAGAATCTGAGACCAAATAGTAGCAAACTCGAagtttcttttcaattgcCGCATTCAGACCAAGAAAAGGATAGGACCAGATCACCAATTAACGCTGAGGTTACAAGtgtttctcaacttgatgaaattaCATTTTcacaaacaagaaagaagttggttTCTATCATTAATGATATTCTTTCGCTTGAGGATACGATCAATATCCCGTGGGATGAAATTAATGAAATCTCCTTATCTAATCGCAATCTTGATAGTATTAAGGATTTGGATACCTTTTTGCCGAGTTTGATAAGTGTGGACTTATCTCAGAATGAACTCAAGTACTTGGAAGGCTTACCCAAGTCGATATTGAATATCGATTTGTCGGAAAATAGAATCGAAAATATTACACCGTTCCATAGATTCCGTGACCTTCAGTATCTTGACATTTCGTCCAACAATTTAGTAACGCTCTCCAATTTCAGCAAAAACATTCATCTCACCAATTTGAATGCTTCAaagaaccagttgaacTCCTTATCTGGATTACAGACTTTGGTGAATCTCGCCAAGTTCAATGCCTCTCAGAATGAATTGTCAGGATTGTTAGATTTCGACAACTACTTCCTTCCAAATTTGCAAGAACTAAACTTGTCAGAAAACTCACTTCAGTCTATTTCTGGATTGGAGACGTTGTCAAACTTGCGAGTTTTGAATGTAAATGAGAATAAGCTATTTGACATTTCGTGTAGAGGGAAACATCCacatttgaagaaattgctATTGAAATTtaaccaacttgaaaagcTTGATGTGCTGGCATTTCCTTTCTTGCGAGTACTTAGGGTTGATGGTAATGACTTAAGAAATATATCAGGGTTACTGAAGCTCAAACACTTGGATGAACTATCATGTAAAGCTCAACGTAGTGTTGCagttattgaagaagttttccGTCACGCCAGAGATGTTCAGAGTCTTGATTTGTCAGGAAACATGGGCTTGACTTTGTCAGGATACAACTTTCCTTTCCTtaatttgaataaattggaattgacaGCTTTGGACTGGACTAGAGTCCCTGACAACTTTGCTGCCATATTTCCAAACGTTAGAGATCTAAacttgaatttcaacagGTTGACCAATATTGACGGGCTTGCCAAATTGACCAACTTGAGAAAGGTTTACCTTGTCAGTAACAAGATCCAACGAACCGAGACTGTGGTAACTGGATTGCTTGGCTCGAGGTCCAGTTTGAGATTGTTGGATTTACGACTTAACCTGTGCAACATTGACTTGTATCCTTACGTATTTAGTCCAGATGAATTGGAGTATGCTAAAGTTCAAAACTACGAAGATTGCAGTCCTATTCATTTGGACAACCTAGAGGACATCGAAAGCTTTGCTATTCACTACAAATCGCTAAGCAAGGGTGTAGACGAGTGGACCGAGAGAGATTCtcaattcatcaacaagttgtctaTCCAGTCTACACTGAAGGTACGTCTCCGTTTGAATTACGAGACTTTGCTCATCAACTATTTCCGCCGGTTGAGCCGTCTTGACGGTGGACATGTCAGCGACGAGAAACGA